The following coding sequences are from one Novosphingobium sp. KACC 22771 window:
- a CDS encoding sigma-70 family RNA polymerase sigma factor, translated as MRPSEDELKHWMLRGLGGDGAAHRQLLRALVPVLRGFYRRRMAGRDDDIEDLLQETLIAVHERRASYDVTRPFTSWLFAVARYKMIDHFRKSGRTCAIDGLEDILEAEGFAEASDAAADIDRLLDTIPPKQAAAIRAIRLEGLSTAEAASQLKLGESDIKVSVHRGLKALASKVRDSLK; from the coding sequence ATGCGACCGAGCGAAGACGAGTTGAAACACTGGATGCTGCGCGGCCTTGGCGGCGATGGCGCGGCGCATCGGCAATTGCTGCGCGCGCTGGTGCCGGTGCTGCGCGGCTTTTATCGGCGGCGCATGGCGGGGCGCGATGATGATATCGAGGACCTCTTGCAGGAAACCCTCATCGCCGTCCATGAACGCCGCGCCAGTTATGATGTGACGCGCCCTTTCACCAGTTGGCTCTTTGCCGTGGCGCGCTACAAGATGATCGACCATTTCCGCAAAAGCGGCCGCACATGCGCCATCGACGGGTTGGAAGATATTCTGGAGGCCGAAGGCTTTGCCGAGGCCAGCGATGCCGCCGCCGATATTGACCGCCTGCTCGACACCATTCCCCCCAAACAGGCCGCCGCCATTCGCGCCATCCGGCTCGAAGGCCTGTCCACCGCCGAGGCTGCATCCCAGCTCAAACTTGGCGAATCCGATATCAAAGTTTCCGTGCATCGCGGCCTCAAGGCGCTGGCAAGCAAGGTCAGGGACAGTTTGAAATGA
- a CDS encoding DUF1109 domain-containing protein → MKTEDLIDALSANVAPVPRHALSHRLLGGLVLGGAVTLLAVASFLGFRPDLWLAMHGAMFWIKWFYSGSLALCASLATARLGRPDAGAAGWLWIACVPVVGLAIISVQELASVPSSQWLGMWLGASWKVCSKNVFLLSVPIFAGLLWSFRRLAPTRLRLAGATAGLTAGAWGATLYCLHCPESSAVFVLTWYSLGIALAALAGAMLGPRLLRW, encoded by the coding sequence ATGAAGACCGAAGATCTGATCGATGCCCTGTCCGCCAATGTCGCCCCCGTGCCGCGTCATGCGCTTTCGCATCGGTTGCTGGGCGGGCTGGTGCTGGGCGGGGCGGTGACGCTGCTGGCGGTCGCGAGCTTCCTTGGCTTTCGCCCCGATCTGTGGCTGGCGATGCATGGGGCGATGTTCTGGATCAAGTGGTTCTATTCCGGCAGCCTTGCCCTTTGCGCCAGTTTGGCCACGGCGCGGCTGGGGCGGCCCGATGCGGGGGCGGCGGGATGGCTGTGGATCGCCTGTGTGCCGGTGGTGGGGCTGGCGATCATCAGCGTTCAGGAACTGGCCTCGGTGCCTTCCTCGCAATGGCTGGGCATGTGGCTGGGGGCCAGTTGGAAGGTCTGCTCGAAAAATGTGTTCCTGCTCTCGGTGCCGATCTTCGCCGGACTTCTGTGGTCTTTCCGCCGCCTTGCGCCCACGCGTCTGCGGCTTGCCGGGGCCACGGCGGGACTGACGGCGGGGGCGTGGGGGGCAACGCTCTATTGCCTGCATTGCCCGGAAAGCTCGGCGGTCTTTGTGCTGACGTGGTATTCGCTGGGTATTGCGCTGGCCGCGCTGGCGGGTGCGATGCTGGGACCGCGTTTGCTGCGCTGGTAA
- the bufA2 gene encoding BufA2 family periplasmic bufferin-type metallophore, protein MQTTTKQITFAAAAALIAIASTASAPAFAAHSAKVACYGVNACKGQSDCKSGSHECKGQNECKGQGFKDMSKSACVKAGGSLTAPK, encoded by the coding sequence ATGCAGACCACAACCAAGCAGATCACCTTTGCCGCCGCCGCCGCTCTCATCGCCATTGCCTCGACCGCCAGCGCCCCGGCCTTTGCCGCCCACAGCGCCAAGGTGGCCTGTTACGGTGTCAACGCGTGCAAGGGCCAGTCGGACTGCAAGAGCGGCAGCCACGAGTGCAAGGGCCAGAACGAATGCAAGGGCCAAGGCTTCAAGGACATGAGCAAGAGCGCCTGCGTCAAGGCCGGGGGTAGCCTGACGGCGCCCAAGTAA
- the bufB gene encoding MNIO family bufferin maturase, with product MSFSDPQFGLGLRKPHYQDFLETRVPVDFVEVISENFMVPGGRPRDILRRVRQDYPVALHGVSMSVGSADGLRADYLLRLKALILEIEPFIVSDHLCWTRHGAHNSHDLLPLPYTREALDVVCANVGKAQDVLGRAMLIENPSSYIAFADDDMSEWDFLAELTRRTGCGLLLDVNNIHVSAVNHGFSSADYLAGIPFASVGQIHLAGHTQGQHCLIDTHDRPVPDPVWALLRDALARAPRAVVMIERDDAIPPLPELLAELAIARDIASQVVVPCA from the coding sequence ATGTCTTTTTCAGATCCGCAATTCGGTCTGGGGCTGCGCAAGCCGCATTATCAGGATTTTCTGGAAACCCGTGTCCCGGTCGATTTTGTCGAGGTGATCTCGGAAAATTTCATGGTGCCGGGCGGGCGCCCGCGCGACATCCTGCGCCGGGTCAGACAGGATTATCCGGTGGCGCTGCACGGCGTTTCCATGTCGGTGGGTTCGGCCGACGGGTTGCGGGCGGACTATCTGTTGCGGCTCAAGGCCCTGATCTTGGAAATCGAGCCTTTCATCGTTTCCGATCACCTATGCTGGACCCGCCATGGCGCGCATAATTCCCATGATCTCTTGCCTTTGCCCTATACGCGTGAGGCTCTGGATGTGGTCTGCGCCAATGTGGGCAAGGCGCAGGATGTGCTGGGGCGCGCGATGCTGATTGAAAACCCGTCGAGCTATATCGCCTTTGCCGATGATGACATGAGCGAATGGGATTTTCTGGCCGAACTGACGCGCCGGACGGGTTGCGGCCTGCTGCTGGACGTGAACAATATCCACGTCAGCGCGGTCAACCACGGGTTTTCCAGCGCGGATTATCTGGCGGGAATCCCTTTCGCCTCGGTCGGCCAGATTCATCTGGCCGGGCACACACAGGGGCAGCATTGTCTGATCGACACGCATGATCGGCCGGTGCCCGATCCGGTCTGGGCGCTGCTGCGCGATGCTCTGGCCCGCGCGCCGCGGGCGGTGGTGATGATCGAGCGCGACGATGCGATCCCGCCCTTGCCCGAACTGCTGGCCGAACTGGCCATTGCGCGCGATATTGCATCACAGGTGGTGGTGCCATGCGCCTGA
- a CDS encoding HvfC/BufC N-terminal domain-containing protein: MRLSEMQGAFLDWLASGEDEAMRRLPLAKGAEHGLGVYQNNYRAALMACLADSFPQTLLWLGEGPFEVAAARHIERVPPDSWTLDDYASGFPASLAEDYPYDPEVAELARIELVLSQVFVAADAAPLDPGAMGAIDWDHARLQTVPALSILSLHSNAEDIWIALANETPPPAVRWGKEARSVLIWRQGFLCRLRSLDSDEAGLLEYLSRDASAFADLCKIAVAHWGEQTGIARIGQYLAQWVADGLVR; the protein is encoded by the coding sequence ATGCGCCTGAGCGAGATGCAGGGCGCGTTTCTCGACTGGCTGGCCAGTGGCGAGGACGAGGCGATGCGCCGCCTTCCTCTGGCCAAAGGGGCCGAGCATGGGCTGGGCGTCTATCAGAACAATTATCGCGCCGCGCTGATGGCCTGTCTGGCTGACAGTTTCCCGCAAACGCTGCTCTGGCTGGGCGAGGGGCCGTTTGAGGTGGCTGCCGCCCGCCATATCGAGCGCGTTCCGCCTGATAGCTGGACGCTCGATGATTACGCCTCGGGCTTTCCGGCCAGTCTGGCGGAAGACTATCCTTATGATCCCGAAGTGGCGGAGCTTGCCCGGATTGAACTGGTGCTGTCCCAGGTCTTTGTCGCCGCCGATGCTGCGCCGCTCGACCCCGGAGCGATGGGCGCGATCGATTGGGATCACGCAAGGTTGCAGACCGTTCCGGCGCTCTCGATCCTCTCGCTTCATTCCAATGCAGAGGATATCTGGATCGCTTTGGCCAATGAGACGCCTCCTCCGGCGGTGCGGTGGGGGAAGGAGGCACGCTCGGTGTTGATCTGGCGGCAGGGGTTCCTATGCCGATTGCGCAGTCTCGACAGCGATGAAGCCGGGCTGCTGGAATATTTGTCGCGCGATGCCTCTGCCTTTGCCGACCTGTGCAAGATCGCCGTGGCCCATTGGGGCGAACAGACGGGCATCGCGCGCATCGGGCAATATTTGGCGCAATGGGTGGCCGATGGGCTGGTACGATAG
- a CDS encoding HoxN/HupN/NixA family nickel/cobalt transporter has protein sequence MTDPTLAAPTLGLIFILGLRHGLDPDHVTAIDNMVFRAIDDRPRIAPWTGMLFAFGHSLSVAVVAIAAAFLADWLTLPPWMATLMDWLVVLLLLLVGTLNLHALRRDVYRPVGWRTRLMPALLRGDSHPAAIVATGAIFGLVFYTATQAAAWGAAASTVGGIPAAVLISLVFACGIMLTDTADSQIVARLLRTGNSAEHIMRYRRRVGWVIVALSFGMAGYGLLGLSGIGPELPDPVFTGIGVLAAVTVILLLLREKKIFSR, from the coding sequence ATGACCGATCCCACGCTGGCGGCCCCTACGCTCGGTCTGATCTTCATCCTCGGCTTGCGCCATGGCCTTGATCCCGACCATGTCACGGCGATCGACAACATGGTGTTTCGCGCAATCGATGACCGTCCGCGCATCGCGCCCTGGACGGGCATGCTGTTCGCATTCGGCCACAGCCTTTCGGTCGCTGTGGTGGCGATCGCTGCGGCCTTTCTGGCAGACTGGCTGACCCTTCCCCCCTGGATGGCGACGCTGATGGATTGGCTCGTGGTGCTTTTGCTTCTGCTTGTCGGCACCCTTAACCTCCATGCTCTGCGCCGCGACGTTTATCGCCCGGTCGGCTGGCGCACCAGATTGATGCCCGCGCTGCTGCGCGGCGACAGCCATCCCGCCGCAATCGTCGCCACCGGGGCCATCTTCGGACTGGTGTTCTACACAGCAACCCAGGCCGCAGCATGGGGCGCAGCAGCAAGCACGGTGGGCGGCATCCCTGCGGCCGTGCTGATCTCGCTCGTCTTTGCATGTGGCATTATGCTCACCGACACTGCCGATAGCCAGATCGTTGCCCGCCTGCTGCGAACGGGCAACAGTGCAGAACATATCATGCGGTATCGCCGACGTGTCGGCTGGGTAATCGTGGCACTGTCTTTCGGCATGGCAGGTTACGGCCTGCTCGGTCTTTCCGGCATCGGTCCCGAGCTGCCCGATCCCGTCTTTACGGGCATCGGTGTTCTGGCTGCCGTCACCGTCATCTTGCTGCTATTGCGGGAGAAGAAAATTTTTTCCCGCTGA